A genomic region of Gemmata massiliana contains the following coding sequences:
- a CDS encoding DNRLRE domain-containing protein, whose amino-acid sequence MKLTFAALAGALLVAVGLTADVPPGTGAKRTVTFQDGANGYAGTVDIEIWAVSPNTCLEGNPNASSDADNDGGESQILMRFENIIGDKPGQIPPKSAIHSAKMVVSAFDPGDTVHLHRMLVPWKRTATWTSLVAGVTADGLEASKQKDSFTFGKISASSSDIPFEVTDTVQAWANGTPNYGWVFINTGGNGWDFYTSEFEDVKQRPKLVVEFTPPKK is encoded by the coding sequence ATGAAATTGACTTTCGCAGCGCTCGCGGGCGCCCTGCTCGTAGCGGTGGGATTAACTGCCGATGTGCCCCCGGGCACCGGCGCGAAACGGACCGTGACGTTCCAGGATGGGGCGAACGGTTACGCCGGTACCGTGGACATCGAGATCTGGGCCGTGTCGCCGAACACGTGCCTCGAAGGGAACCCGAACGCGAGCAGCGACGCCGACAACGACGGCGGCGAGAGCCAAATTCTGATGCGGTTCGAGAACATCATCGGCGACAAACCCGGTCAGATTCCGCCGAAGTCCGCGATCCACTCGGCCAAGATGGTTGTGAGTGCGTTCGATCCGGGCGACACGGTTCACCTGCACCGGATGCTCGTGCCGTGGAAGCGCACCGCCACCTGGACGAGCCTGGTCGCAGGGGTCACCGCCGACGGGCTCGAAGCCTCGAAGCAGAAAGACAGTTTCACGTTCGGGAAAATCTCGGCCAGTTCGTCGGACATCCCCTTTGAAGTGACGGACACAGTACAGGCGTGGGCCAACGGCACGCCCAACTACGGCTGGGTGTTCATCAACACGGGCGGCAACGGGTGGGACTTCTACACGTCCGAGTTCGAGGACGTGAAGCAGCGCCCGAAACTGGTCGTCGAGTTCACCCCGCCCAAGAAGTGA
- a CDS encoding DoxX family protein has protein sequence MSVDSPAPRSRGLLWTGRVLSGLVGGFLLLDGVAKLFKPEPVVEGTVKLGYPESVIVPLGITLTACAVLYLIPRTAFLGVILLTGYLGGAIATHVRVGDDAFTIVFGAAFGVIVWLGLYLREPRLRALVPLR, from the coding sequence ATGTCAGTCGATTCCCCCGCACCGCGATCCCGGGGCTTGCTCTGGACCGGGCGCGTTTTGAGCGGCTTGGTCGGCGGGTTCCTCCTGCTCGACGGCGTCGCCAAATTGTTCAAACCGGAACCGGTCGTGGAGGGCACGGTGAAGCTCGGGTACCCCGAGAGCGTGATCGTCCCACTCGGTATCACGTTGACTGCATGTGCGGTCCTCTACCTGATCCCACGCACCGCGTTCCTCGGAGTGATCCTGCTCACGGGCTACCTGGGTGGGGCGATCGCGACACACGTGCGGGTCGGCGACGACGCATTCACCATCGTCTTCGGGGCCGCGTTCGGCGTAATTGTTTGGCTTGGGCTGTACCTGCGCGAGCCGCGGCTCCGCGCACTGGTCCCGCTGCGATAA
- a CDS encoding RNA polymerase sigma factor produces MPKRCEKSGPLEAALCVLTRTTAGGFMAEKPRSTVIRQLRFVVASWKEDTRTDVDLLRRFIQERDEQAFTTLVGRHSELVWGVCLRVLRNPADAEDALQATFLRLTRDAKRIINKEALGGWLFRVARDCSIDLQRAITRQRRIEERVAEVAPHSGGSAASDLRVLLDDELAQLSQSERAVLVLCCLEGRTYADAALELGCSTAAVHRRFVRAQTRLRRRFAQHGKTATKILAAVLTGAALPAASAAPPTLLAQTVETGLAVARTGTLPTTRAGAFANAAPSAVANGTNRTGIAVALLAVSVVLVGCAVAFMIPPELPQAPTPEAEATPLASSTRAQTTVTGVVRGPKGELVAGASVVALARRPFGPGERGLRDEVIATTQTGTDGRFALNVFDDFDTWFTGRVVTVQASGPNFAPTTFPVRLRPSPGEVELKLAAASDLRGKLLDETGHAAAGARVEVVRIGDAVAEPVVGRTESASPPAWPKAVVSSADGTFVLPALGGAENVWVRVLDPRFALDVFRVGGTKPGAIGAFRLDRACSLTVEVRAGDTDAVLPGARVTVITDPVSAHPHFCATEHGVLGPRSIPADIDAVADSRGRVRVNLTPRDQVEVLVHPLAESGPYVGVRTRVEIATASTDQRLVVRVPRGRWLTGTVTDECGKPLGGTAVHWGRESAALPEWKDDVLVGRDAITRTAPDGVFALPVLPGACSVRVYGPTPDFETASAKLPGTTHTTIFAHHIARIEVPEHGVVQPVKATLRSARSINGTVHHPGADSGTTILLASGRVSPVRGYAALPLSVRGGAFSVPGCREGYTTRAYLLDPVTRTGAVADVVLGTSASNVPLRACGTIRLRVLDSKGKPKAGQDVGLSLLVERDRATDSNATVRAADAQPVEWFDATNYPTRPKTNADGVAELPALIPGSRYAVTVGSGANRVALGKFAIEPGKTITIPDVVLPGPSEGGTQ; encoded by the coding sequence ATGCCGAAGCGCTGCGAGAAAAGCGGGCCGCTCGAAGCGGCATTGTGTGTGTTGACTCGCACCACCGCGGGCGGATTCATGGCGGAGAAACCCCGATCGACCGTGATTCGGCAACTGCGGTTCGTCGTGGCCTCCTGGAAAGAGGACACGCGGACCGACGTTGACCTGCTCCGCCGGTTCATCCAGGAGCGCGACGAGCAAGCCTTCACGACCCTCGTCGGGCGGCACAGCGAACTGGTGTGGGGCGTGTGCCTCCGGGTGCTCCGGAACCCGGCCGACGCAGAAGACGCACTTCAGGCGACATTCCTCCGGCTCACACGCGACGCCAAGCGCATCATCAACAAAGAAGCTCTCGGCGGATGGCTCTTCCGGGTCGCACGTGATTGCTCGATTGACCTCCAGCGCGCGATCACCCGTCAGCGGCGCATTGAGGAGCGCGTCGCCGAAGTCGCGCCGCACAGTGGCGGATCGGCCGCGAGCGACCTTCGCGTACTCCTTGACGACGAACTCGCGCAACTGTCACAATCGGAACGCGCCGTACTCGTTCTCTGTTGTCTCGAAGGGCGCACCTACGCGGACGCGGCCCTCGAACTCGGGTGCTCGACGGCCGCGGTTCACCGGCGCTTCGTCCGCGCCCAAACGCGCCTGCGCCGCCGGTTCGCTCAGCACGGCAAAACTGCGACGAAAATCCTCGCGGCTGTTCTCACAGGGGCCGCACTTCCCGCGGCTTCCGCCGCACCGCCGACTCTCCTCGCACAAACTGTAGAAACCGGACTCGCAGTTGCTCGCACGGGCACGCTACCCACAACTCGCGCGGGAGCGTTTGCGAACGCTGCACCTTCGGCTGTTGCAAACGGGACCAATCGCACGGGCATCGCCGTCGCGTTGCTCGCGGTTTCGGTCGTGCTCGTTGGGTGTGCTGTTGCGTTCATGATTCCGCCGGAACTGCCCCAGGCTCCAACACCCGAAGCCGAGGCTACTCCGCTCGCTAGTTCCACCCGAGCGCAAACGACCGTAACGGGCGTGGTGCGCGGGCCAAAAGGGGAATTGGTAGCAGGGGCTTCGGTCGTGGCGCTGGCGCGTCGGCCGTTCGGCCCGGGTGAGCGCGGACTGCGCGACGAAGTCATCGCCACCACACAGACAGGTACGGACGGGCGGTTCGCGCTGAACGTATTCGACGACTTCGATACGTGGTTCACCGGTCGCGTGGTGACCGTTCAGGCGTCGGGGCCGAATTTCGCCCCCACGACGTTCCCGGTGCGGCTGCGTCCTTCACCGGGCGAGGTCGAACTGAAACTGGCCGCGGCTTCCGATTTGAGAGGGAAGTTGCTCGATGAAACCGGGCACGCGGCGGCCGGTGCGCGTGTCGAAGTGGTCCGAATTGGCGATGCGGTCGCAGAGCCCGTCGTGGGGCGAACAGAATCCGCATCCCCACCCGCGTGGCCAAAGGCTGTGGTCAGCAGCGCGGACGGCACGTTTGTGCTCCCCGCGCTCGGGGGCGCGGAGAACGTGTGGGTGCGCGTTCTCGATCCGCGGTTCGCACTCGACGTTTTCCGGGTCGGTGGCACGAAACCGGGAGCGATCGGCGCGTTCCGACTCGATCGGGCGTGTTCGTTAACCGTTGAAGTCCGAGCGGGGGATACCGACGCCGTTCTTCCCGGCGCGCGAGTGACCGTCATCACGGACCCCGTTTCAGCCCACCCGCACTTCTGTGCTACCGAGCACGGTGTCCTCGGGCCGCGATCCATTCCCGCCGACATCGACGCCGTGGCAGATAGTCGCGGACGAGTGCGCGTGAACCTTACGCCGCGCGATCAGGTCGAAGTGCTCGTGCATCCGCTTGCCGAGAGCGGGCCTTACGTCGGCGTGCGAACGCGGGTCGAAATCGCGACTGCCTCTACGGATCAGCGCCTTGTTGTGCGCGTACCCCGCGGGCGCTGGCTGACCGGTACGGTCACGGATGAATGTGGGAAACCGCTCGGGGGGACTGCCGTTCACTGGGGGCGCGAGTCTGCGGCGCTCCCCGAGTGGAAGGACGATGTGCTTGTGGGGCGCGACGCGATCACTCGCACGGCGCCGGACGGGGTGTTCGCGCTCCCGGTACTTCCCGGAGCATGTTCGGTCCGCGTGTACGGTCCAACGCCGGATTTCGAGACGGCTTCTGCGAAGCTCCCCGGTACGACTCACACCACGATCTTCGCGCATCATATTGCACGGATCGAAGTGCCCGAGCATGGCGTGGTGCAGCCCGTCAAAGCCACTCTCCGCTCGGCTCGATCCATCAACGGCACTGTGCATCATCCCGGCGCGGATAGCGGAACGACCATTCTGCTCGCGTCGGGGCGCGTCTCACCCGTTCGTGGGTATGCAGCGTTGCCGTTATCCGTGCGCGGCGGTGCGTTCAGCGTACCAGGGTGCCGCGAGGGGTACACGACGCGCGCCTACTTACTCGATCCGGTCACACGAACCGGTGCAGTTGCGGACGTAGTTCTTGGCACATCGGCATCGAACGTTCCTCTACGCGCGTGCGGCACGATTCGCCTGCGCGTTCTTGATTCCAAAGGCAAACCCAAAGCGGGGCAGGACGTCGGGCTATCGTTGCTCGTCGAGCGCGATCGCGCGACCGACTCGAACGCGACCGTGCGAGCGGCGGACGCGCAACCCGTCGAGTGGTTCGATGCAACAAACTACCCGACCCGCCCGAAGACGAACGCCGATGGTGTCGCCGAACTGCCCGCACTGATCCCCGGTTCCCGGTACGCCGTTACGGTCGGCTCCGGGGCGAACCGGGTTGCACTCGGCAAGTTCGCGATCGAACCCGGCAAGACGATCACGATTCCGGATGTGGTTCTGCCCGGCCCCTCGGAAGGAGGCACGCAATGA
- a CDS encoding DUF1501 domain-containing protein, with the protein MSAPQPGTWNADPAHFARPTRRDLIRVGWLGGLGLSLGGFLKMEAAARAAEPANKVEAKAKSVIHIYLQGGFAHMDSFDPKPDAPAEYRGILDTVATKLPGVRFSEHMAKTAAVADKLTVVRSMTHTEVDHSRGEHSMFTGYRPSPALTYPSMGSVTAQQLGVRNDMPPYIVVPTAGSQYLNSGYLSNQYGPFALGTDPGRPGFAVRDLALPRGVDDARFAARKEWKELVDDHFAKTEKDDQLAAMDSFYQRAYGMLNSPTVRDAFSLKNETEETKKLYGMAGLTGPLAFRNGGAARFLIARRLVEAGARFVTVTFGSWDTHAFHYNGIQTQMPVLDVALAGLVTDLDQRGLLDSTLIVVNSEFGRTPKVNAGGGRDHWPRVFSVVLAGGGIKRGQVYGSSDALAAEPTKNALGVEDYAHTLYHLLGIDAKKDLMSPGNRPQQIVMNGKVVKGLLA; encoded by the coding sequence ATGAGCGCTCCACAACCCGGCACCTGGAACGCGGACCCGGCCCACTTCGCCCGCCCCACGCGCCGCGACCTGATTCGCGTCGGCTGGCTCGGGGGCCTCGGGCTGTCGCTCGGCGGTTTCCTCAAAATGGAAGCTGCGGCCCGCGCCGCGGAGCCGGCGAACAAGGTCGAGGCGAAGGCGAAGTCCGTTATTCACATCTACCTCCAGGGCGGCTTCGCTCACATGGACAGCTTCGACCCGAAGCCGGACGCGCCCGCGGAGTACCGCGGCATCCTCGACACGGTCGCGACGAAGCTCCCCGGCGTGCGGTTCAGCGAGCACATGGCGAAGACCGCGGCCGTCGCGGACAAGCTCACGGTCGTGCGCAGCATGACGCACACAGAAGTGGACCACAGCCGCGGCGAGCACAGCATGTTCACCGGGTACCGGCCCAGCCCGGCGCTCACGTACCCGAGCATGGGCAGCGTGACCGCGCAGCAGCTCGGCGTGCGGAACGACATGCCGCCGTACATCGTGGTGCCCACCGCCGGCAGCCAGTACCTCAACAGCGGCTACCTGAGCAACCAGTACGGCCCGTTCGCGCTGGGGACCGACCCCGGCCGGCCCGGGTTCGCGGTGCGCGACCTGGCGCTGCCGCGGGGCGTCGACGACGCGCGGTTCGCGGCGCGCAAAGAGTGGAAGGAACTCGTCGACGATCACTTCGCGAAGACCGAAAAGGACGACCAGCTCGCCGCGATGGACAGCTTCTACCAGCGCGCCTACGGGATGCTCAACTCCCCCACCGTGCGCGATGCCTTCAGCCTGAAGAACGAGACCGAAGAGACCAAGAAGCTCTACGGCATGGCCGGGCTGACCGGGCCGCTCGCGTTCCGCAACGGCGGCGCGGCGCGGTTCCTGATCGCGCGCCGGCTGGTCGAGGCGGGCGCGCGGTTCGTTACGGTCACGTTCGGGTCGTGGGACACGCACGCATTCCACTACAACGGCATCCAAACGCAGATGCCGGTCCTCGACGTCGCCCTCGCGGGGCTGGTCACCGACCTGGACCAGCGCGGGCTGCTCGACAGCACGCTGATCGTGGTGAACAGCGAGTTCGGGCGCACCCCGAAGGTGAACGCGGGCGGCGGGCGCGACCACTGGCCGCGCGTGTTCAGCGTGGTGCTCGCGGGCGGCGGGATCAAGCGCGGCCAGGTCTACGGGTCCAGCGACGCGCTCGCGGCCGAACCGACCAAGAACGCGCTGGGGGTCGAGGACTACGCCCACACGCTGTACCACCTCCTCGGTATCGACGCGAAGAAGGATCTCATGTCGCCGGGCAACCGCCCGCAGCAGATCGTCATGAACGGCAAAGTGGTGAAGGGGCTGTTGGCCTGA
- a CDS encoding ArsR/SmtB family transcription factor, which produces MARSPTTSDAFNAIAEPRRRDILDLLAHGERSVNDLVAALKLAQPQVSKHLAVLREVGLVSVREAGRQRYYALNAAGLKPIHDWVKVYERLWNERLDRLDQYLKELQSQEKPNDGE; this is translated from the coding sequence ATGGCCCGCTCACCCACCACCTCGGATGCGTTCAACGCGATCGCCGAACCGCGGCGGCGGGACATTCTCGACCTACTCGCACACGGCGAGCGGTCGGTGAACGACCTGGTGGCGGCCCTCAAACTCGCACAACCGCAGGTGTCCAAGCACCTGGCCGTGTTGCGGGAGGTGGGGCTGGTGAGCGTGCGCGAGGCCGGGCGCCAGCGGTATTACGCGCTGAACGCCGCGGGGCTGAAACCCATCCACGATTGGGTCAAGGTTTACGAGCGGCTCTGGAACGAGCGATTGGACCGCCTGGACCAGTACCTCAAGGAACTCCAGTCACAGGAGAAACCGAATGACGGCGAGTAG
- a CDS encoding purple acid phosphatase family protein: protein MSGLSRRALLGASLAGAFAPSVRAAQPQRSALDAPLVGGPDDFAFQPTTLFLTWHRDPTTTMTVQWVGTVGETADTSVYYRPANLGASAHLAIAAGAARVGVWKSQATVTKPYPKTDFKVFRAELTGLVPGTDYEFRIGKSSPVYRFQTMPAKANDAIHFVSGGDCGVNAHAVANNIQAARQNPMFAVVGGDLGYDNGRSVEISLAFLRNYSKHMVGKNGRMIPMITCIGNHEVDGGFGKTREKAPFYYALFDGLFPDTGYNTLDFGDYLSLVLLDTGHTSAIGGDQADWLEKTLKARKDHPNTVVVNHVPAYPSFRKAEVPVDGKEGTGTGVGNRKHWVPLFEKYRVPVVLEHHDHTFKRTKPLIGGLADDNGVLFLGDGSWGRLRAPQAPDKLAYLAASSGDYHLTLHRIQGKERFHLAMDENGRVMDASRTGQRKTGAVAVGG from the coding sequence ATGTCAGGTCTCTCTCGTCGTGCGCTCCTCGGAGCGTCGCTGGCCGGCGCGTTCGCGCCGTCGGTTCGTGCCGCTCAGCCGCAGCGGTCAGCGCTCGACGCGCCCCTCGTCGGCGGGCCGGACGATTTCGCGTTCCAGCCGACCACGCTGTTTCTGACGTGGCACCGTGACCCGACGACGACCATGACCGTGCAGTGGGTCGGCACCGTGGGTGAAACGGCCGACACCTCGGTCTATTACCGCCCCGCAAACCTGGGCGCATCCGCGCACCTCGCGATCGCAGCAGGTGCTGCTCGCGTGGGTGTGTGGAAGTCGCAAGCGACCGTCACGAAGCCGTACCCGAAGACCGACTTCAAGGTGTTCCGCGCCGAACTGACCGGGCTGGTTCCGGGGACCGATTACGAGTTCCGCATCGGGAAGTCGTCGCCGGTGTACCGATTCCAGACGATGCCGGCGAAGGCGAACGACGCGATCCACTTCGTTTCGGGCGGCGATTGCGGGGTGAACGCCCACGCGGTCGCGAACAACATCCAGGCCGCGCGCCAGAACCCGATGTTCGCGGTCGTGGGCGGGGATTTGGGGTACGACAACGGCCGCTCGGTCGAGATCAGCCTCGCGTTCCTGCGGAACTACTCGAAGCACATGGTCGGGAAGAACGGGCGCATGATCCCGATGATCACGTGTATCGGGAATCACGAAGTGGACGGCGGGTTCGGGAAGACGCGCGAAAAGGCGCCGTTCTACTACGCCCTCTTTGACGGATTGTTCCCCGATACGGGTTACAACACGCTCGACTTCGGTGATTACCTGAGCCTGGTGCTGCTCGATACCGGGCACACGTCGGCCATCGGCGGCGATCAGGCCGACTGGCTCGAAAAGACCCTCAAGGCCCGAAAAGATCACCCGAACACGGTCGTGGTGAACCACGTCCCCGCGTACCCGTCGTTCCGCAAGGCCGAAGTCCCCGTGGACGGCAAAGAGGGGACCGGGACCGGCGTGGGCAACCGCAAGCACTGGGTTCCGCTGTTCGAGAAATACCGCGTACCAGTGGTTCTGGAGCACCACGACCACACGTTCAAACGCACCAAGCCACTGATCGGCGGTCTGGCGGACGACAACGGTGTGCTGTTCCTCGGCGACGGGTCGTGGGGCCGGCTCCGCGCCCCGCAAGCGCCGGACAAGCTCGCGTATCTGGCGGCCAGCAGCGGCGACTATCACCTCACGCTCCACCGCATCCAGGGTAAAGAGCGGTTCCACCTCGCGATGGACGAGAACGGCCGCGTCATGGACGCGAGCCGCACCGGTCAGCGGAAAACCGGCGCGGTAGCAGTGGGCGGGTAA
- a CDS encoding SRPBCC domain-containing protein has protein sequence MTAKQDSASEREIVIKREFAAPRELVWKVWTQPEHITKWWGPRGFNTTVTEMDFRPGGKWRYVMHGPDGVDYPARGVFREVVPPERIVTTDEFDEGWQPPQPIDLPSGIVATAVFDAIGIRTRLTLTISHATVEDKNKHAAMGVEGGWNSSFDCMDDYLMALTDEVTVRQLIADQTKAICEKNVDKLMRPYAPDLVAFDAIPPFQTNGADAWRQTWASCLPHFPETFAIETRDLRLTVSGTVAFAHWLFRFTGPEKDHPAMQSWMRLTGCYQKIEGEWRIVHEHCSVPFDPHTSKALLTLDV, from the coding sequence ATGACCGCGAAACAAGATTCGGCATCGGAGCGCGAAATCGTCATCAAGCGCGAGTTCGCCGCTCCGCGCGAGTTGGTGTGGAAGGTGTGGACGCAGCCCGAACACATCACGAAATGGTGGGGACCGCGCGGGTTCAACACGACCGTCACGGAAATGGACTTCCGACCCGGTGGCAAGTGGCGTTACGTGATGCACGGCCCGGACGGGGTCGATTACCCGGCCCGCGGGGTGTTCCGCGAGGTCGTGCCGCCGGAACGGATCGTGACGACGGACGAGTTCGACGAGGGGTGGCAGCCGCCGCAACCGATCGACCTGCCGAGCGGGATCGTCGCGACCGCGGTGTTCGACGCGATCGGTATCCGCACGCGGCTCACGCTCACGATCAGCCACGCGACAGTCGAGGACAAGAACAAGCACGCGGCGATGGGCGTGGAGGGCGGGTGGAACTCCAGCTTCGACTGTATGGACGACTACCTCATGGCCCTCACGGACGAGGTCACTGTTCGGCAACTCATCGCAGACCAGACGAAGGCCATTTGCGAGAAGAACGTCGACAAGTTGATGCGCCCCTACGCGCCCGATCTCGTCGCGTTCGATGCGATCCCGCCCTTCCAGACAAACGGCGCGGACGCCTGGCGCCAGACGTGGGCGTCGTGCCTGCCGCACTTCCCGGAGACGTTCGCGATCGAAACGCGCGACCTGCGCCTGACGGTGAGCGGGACGGTCGCGTTCGCGCACTGGCTGTTCCGGTTCACCGGCCCGGAGAAGGACCACCCCGCGATGCAGAGCTGGATGCGCCTGACCGGGTGCTACCAGAAGATCGAGGGGGAATGGCGCATCGTCCACGAGCACTGTTCGGTGCCTTTTGACCCGCACACCAGCAAGGCTCTGCTCACGCTGGACGTGTAA
- a CDS encoding zinc ribbon domain-containing protein → MDVLVSCPACRFSVSVPEEDVLTAEILCRRCRHVFGPLGPDVPLPPPPVPPPEPSYPKIPAYVAPVTIRGKPRRRSDRPPASERSAAVPVRRGRPRRVWPWVTGAAVVLFGLLAIGGTAQWAIKRANGEGTWTRHSPPNAPEIDLEFPITPAAADERVALLRVGTGETMGHESFRVFKCELSNGETYAVWTRTVPLDVLRGTIDAQYRRDAVLKLPSHVRGGDWRQFQRRVVATGGYESNECFVPQGNGNRSYVVRTVLIEDRLYTLFVTGPTVTPDAPRVVRFFDSFRHGRVPPEDIWTEPQDTPDPDALRLVARIEPNSGAAFAPNLNAVFVSNGRGTPAAPTRNPVKGTPVSPRVVVPAGSRDGYHALHVTRYHFPSFRTETVMPVGGQFTVVAVDEVGGRVRGWGAGPRTGASGWARERAGDVAYRLPAPGALDWKEPRAWETPVEPDQYNPAAVSLPALHRLLDPDRRGLYSMAGTSGTFFTAEWAYKPELLRAVEYPALTLRAELTVPNSRNALTVAPDAARVFVLTGTVAPPTAPEFGADYVGQRSVVVLKEIDADTLRVRRDVPLRADVTHIAAIGGNRLIGFGCARPPSTSMRPHSRSVLIDLNTDPPHERLVPLPLTVQWDELRHLLHGNRLYTLGANKLHVFDVSGAAAGRVRLIGETKVQGTEMFISPDGKYLVMNDGCVYWLGGAGPLPPVDPEARWPE, encoded by the coding sequence ATGGACGTGCTCGTTTCGTGCCCCGCGTGCCGGTTCTCGGTATCGGTCCCGGAAGAGGACGTCCTGACGGCCGAAATCCTTTGTCGGCGCTGCCGACACGTGTTCGGGCCACTTGGACCGGACGTTCCCCTGCCGCCACCGCCCGTGCCGCCACCCGAGCCCTCATACCCGAAAATACCGGCCTACGTAGCCCCAGTAACGATCCGTGGAAAGCCCCGGCGCCGTTCGGATCGGCCCCCAGCCAGCGAGCGGTCGGCGGCGGTTCCGGTGCGCCGCGGGCGCCCGCGGCGCGTGTGGCCTTGGGTCACCGGCGCGGCGGTCGTGCTCTTCGGCCTCCTCGCGATCGGTGGGACGGCGCAGTGGGCGATCAAGCGGGCGAACGGCGAGGGCACGTGGACCCGGCACAGCCCGCCGAACGCTCCCGAAATCGACCTCGAGTTCCCGATCACCCCGGCCGCAGCGGACGAGCGGGTGGCGCTTCTGCGCGTGGGTACCGGTGAGACGATGGGTCACGAGTCGTTCCGGGTGTTCAAGTGCGAGTTGTCGAACGGCGAGACTTACGCAGTCTGGACGCGAACCGTGCCGCTGGACGTGCTCCGCGGAACGATCGACGCCCAGTACCGGCGGGACGCGGTGCTGAAGCTCCCGTCGCACGTCCGCGGTGGCGACTGGCGCCAGTTCCAAAGGCGCGTGGTCGCAACCGGGGGGTACGAATCGAACGAGTGCTTCGTCCCGCAGGGGAACGGCAACCGCTCCTATGTGGTCCGCACGGTCCTAATTGAGGACCGGCTGTACACCCTGTTCGTGACCGGCCCGACCGTGACCCCGGACGCGCCCCGGGTGGTGCGGTTCTTCGATTCGTTTCGGCACGGCCGTGTGCCGCCCGAGGACATTTGGACCGAGCCGCAGGACACCCCCGACCCGGACGCGCTGCGGTTGGTTGCGCGGATCGAGCCGAACTCCGGCGCCGCCTTCGCCCCGAACCTGAACGCGGTGTTCGTGTCCAACGGCCGGGGCACTCCGGCCGCCCCCACCCGGAACCCGGTAAAGGGAACACCCGTGAGCCCGCGGGTGGTCGTGCCCGCGGGCTCACGCGACGGTTATCACGCACTGCACGTCACGCGGTACCATTTCCCGTCGTTCCGCACCGAGACAGTGATGCCGGTCGGGGGGCAGTTCACTGTTGTCGCGGTCGATGAGGTGGGCGGTCGAGTGCGCGGGTGGGGGGCGGGGCCGCGCACCGGGGCGAGTGGGTGGGCGCGCGAGCGCGCCGGCGACGTCGCGTACCGGCTCCCGGCGCCCGGGGCGCTCGATTGGAAGGAGCCGCGTGCGTGGGAAACACCGGTCGAACCGGACCAGTACAACCCGGCGGCGGTGTCACTCCCTGCTTTGCACCGGCTCTTGGACCCGGACCGGCGGGGCCTGTACTCGATGGCCGGCACCAGCGGCACGTTCTTTACCGCCGAGTGGGCCTACAAGCCCGAGCTGCTCCGGGCGGTTGAGTACCCGGCGCTGACGCTCCGGGCTGAACTGACAGTGCCGAACTCGCGCAACGCCCTGACCGTGGCGCCCGACGCGGCGCGCGTGTTCGTACTGACCGGGACGGTCGCGCCCCCGACAGCGCCCGAATTCGGGGCCGACTACGTGGGGCAGCGGTCGGTAGTAGTGCTCAAGGAGATCGATGCGGACACTCTGCGCGTGCGGCGCGACGTCCCGCTCCGGGCGGACGTCACCCACATCGCTGCGATCGGCGGGAACCGGTTGATCGGGTTCGGGTGCGCGCGGCCCCCGTCGACCTCCATGCGGCCCCACAGCCGCTCGGTCCTGATCGACCTGAACACCGATCCGCCCCACGAGCGCCTCGTCCCCCTACCGCTCACCGTCCAGTGGGACGAGCTGCGCCACCTATTGCACGGCAACCGTCTCTACACTCTCGGCGCTAACAAGTTGCACGTGTTCGACGTGTCCGGTGCCGCGGCCGGACGGGTCCGGCTGATCGGGGAGACGAAGGTACAAGGGACCGAAATGTTCATTAGCCCGGACGGTAAATACCTGGTTATGAATGACGGGTGCGTGTACTGGCTGGGTGGCGCGGGGCCGCTCCCGCCGGTCGATCCCGAGGCCCGCTGGCCGGAGTAG
- a CDS encoding SRPBCC family protein, with product MVSTRLIEAPQERAFQAFANPDQLKHWWGPSGFVNTIEKFELYPGGEWRLIMHGPDGTDYHNENVFTEVTVPERVAFEHREPVHRFKMEMTFAPAGAHTQLTWRMVFESATEFARVKDFIIPANEQNFDRLAAHLAAL from the coding sequence ATCGTCAGCACGCGCCTCATCGAAGCACCGCAGGAGCGCGCCTTCCAGGCGTTCGCGAACCCGGACCAGTTGAAACACTGGTGGGGGCCGAGCGGGTTCGTGAACACGATCGAAAAGTTCGAGCTGTACCCGGGCGGCGAGTGGCGCCTCATCATGCACGGACCCGACGGCACCGACTACCACAACGAGAACGTGTTCACCGAGGTGACGGTGCCGGAGCGCGTCGCGTTCGAGCACCGCGAGCCGGTCCACCGGTTCAAAATGGAAATGACCTTCGCGCCGGCCGGCGCCCACACGCAACTCACCTGGCGCATGGTCTTCGAGTCCGCAACGGAGTTCGCAAGGGTCAAGGATTTCATCATCCCGGCGAACGAGCAGAACTTTGATCGGCTCGCGGCTCACCTCGCGGCACTGTGA